The Methylacidimicrobium sp. B4 genome contains a region encoding:
- a CDS encoding MOSC domain-containing protein, whose translation MSTEGKKEGEVISLRRYPVKSMGGEELTAVRVGSQGVVGDRHFAFRDAETGKIVSAKYPAKWGKIFSLPVSWVRSPEESKEPVVRFQLPGGEWRRSDDPSAAEPLGALFGRKVSLLSSALDTVSLEEYWPDIEGLAHREATTDEKMPPGTFFDAAPIHLVTTATLRTLRELYPEGLFEARRFRPNFVIALPEGERGFVENGWVGKRLRIGDSLRLEITMGCGRCVMTTLPQGDLPQDPGILRTAARHNHAEVGVYAKVLSEGWVWRGAPVQLEES comes from the coding sequence ATGAGCACCGAAGGAAAAAAAGAGGGCGAGGTCATCTCTCTTCGCCGCTATCCCGTCAAGTCGATGGGAGGTGAGGAGCTCACCGCGGTCCGAGTGGGCTCGCAGGGAGTGGTCGGCGACCGCCACTTCGCCTTCCGGGACGCCGAAACCGGAAAGATCGTCAGCGCCAAGTATCCGGCGAAGTGGGGCAAGATCTTCAGCCTGCCGGTTTCCTGGGTTCGCTCCCCGGAGGAGTCGAAGGAGCCGGTCGTCCGCTTCCAGCTTCCGGGAGGGGAGTGGCGGCGGAGCGATGATCCGTCGGCGGCCGAGCCGCTGGGCGCTCTCTTCGGCCGGAAGGTCTCCTTGCTCTCCTCCGCCCTGGACACGGTCAGCCTCGAGGAGTACTGGCCCGATATCGAAGGGCTCGCCCACCGCGAGGCGACGACCGACGAGAAGATGCCCCCGGGGACCTTCTTCGACGCAGCCCCGATCCATCTCGTCACGACCGCCACCCTCCGAACGCTGCGGGAGCTCTATCCCGAGGGCCTTTTCGAGGCGCGCCGGTTCCGGCCCAACTTCGTGATCGCCCTGCCGGAGGGGGAGCGTGGCTTCGTCGAGAATGGGTGGGTCGGGAAGCGGCTCCGGATCGGCGACTCGCTTCGGCTGGAGATCACGATGGGCTGCGGTCGCTGTGTCATGACGACCCTTCCGCAGGGGGATCTTCCCCAAGATCCGGGCATTCTCCGGACGGCGGCGCGCCACAACCACGCCGAGGTCGGGGTCTACGCGAAGGTCCTCTCCGAAGGCTGGGTCTGGAGGGGCGCTCCGGTTCAGCTGGAGGAGAGCTGA
- a CDS encoding thioredoxin family protein, producing the protein MAATSLMTPLGTQAPPFSLPDPSGKRVSLSDFAGAPALLVIFLCNHCPYVKHLQHHLAKLIADYQRRGLAAVGISANDPVRYPDDSPERMAEVAKEVGYTFPYLFDETQAVAKAYRAACTPDFFLFDRDQRLAYRGQYDASRPGHPMPVTGADLRAAIDAVLAGKPAPAEQRPSIGCSIKWKTGNEPEY; encoded by the coding sequence ATGGCCGCCACATCCTTGATGACCCCGCTGGGAACCCAAGCCCCTCCCTTCTCGCTTCCGGACCCTTCCGGGAAGCGGGTCTCGCTTTCCGACTTCGCCGGAGCTCCGGCGCTGCTCGTGATCTTCCTTTGCAACCACTGCCCCTATGTGAAACATCTGCAACATCATCTCGCGAAGCTGATCGCCGACTATCAGCGCCGAGGGCTTGCGGCGGTGGGGATCAGCGCCAACGATCCGGTCCGCTACCCCGATGACTCGCCCGAGCGGATGGCCGAGGTCGCCAAGGAGGTCGGCTACACCTTCCCCTACCTCTTCGACGAAACCCAGGCGGTCGCCAAGGCCTATCGGGCGGCCTGCACTCCGGATTTCTTCCTCTTCGATCGGGATCAGCGCCTGGCCTACCGCGGCCAGTACGATGCGAGCCGGCCAGGGCATCCAATGCCCGTCACAGGGGCCGACCTCCGGGCGGCCATCGATGCGGTCCTCGCGGGGAAGCCGGCTCCCGCCGAGCAGCGACCGAGCATCGGCTGTAGCATCAAATGGAAGACCGGCAACGAACCTGAGTATTGA
- a CDS encoding NADPH-dependent assimilatory sulfite reductase hemoprotein subunit — MSSSPVEQIKEESRQLRGTLAAGLRDATSPHFSDTDAQILKFHGSYQQDDRDRRAERRKAGLDKDWIFMIRTKTPGGRLSAAQYLALDRLAETVGNGTLRITTRQGIQLHGVRKLDLRRAVAEIISSGILTWGACGDVVRNTLATPVPAAGSIHRELQELAAELSQIFLSRSRAYSEVWIDGEPLPLGDGGPAEDEPIYGATYLPRKFKIAIALPPRNDVDVFSNDLGLVAHASGQEVEGYTLLVGGGHGMTHGLRQTQPHLAEALFYVPKERVREAAVAVVTAQRDYGNREDRKRSRLKYLLLDRGIDWLRQEVASRLSFAPEPPRPFSFTTVADPLGWHEQGDGKLFLGLFVQNGRILDREEGPRLRQALRQAAIDLGLPIRLTANGNLFLADVGRERKAQLEELFAKHGVSTAPPRTATRAICHACVALPTCGLALAESERVFPSMMEQIDRSLEELGLREEPILIRMSGCPNGCSRPYNADLSFVGRSPGKYAFYAGGSVAGDRLAGLERRSVGFEEIPELVRSYLAAFARDRLPEESFSQYWARTRPRGPLPSPDQFHEEAAAAKPGTPA; from the coding sequence ATGTCCTCAAGCCCGGTCGAACAGATCAAGGAAGAGAGCCGCCAACTACGCGGGACCCTCGCCGCAGGGCTCCGCGACGCCACTTCCCCCCACTTCTCTGATACCGATGCGCAGATTCTCAAGTTTCACGGCAGCTACCAGCAGGACGATCGGGACCGGAGGGCCGAGCGGCGGAAGGCGGGCCTCGACAAGGACTGGATCTTCATGATCCGGACCAAGACCCCGGGCGGACGGCTGAGCGCCGCGCAGTACCTTGCGCTCGATCGGCTGGCAGAGACGGTCGGCAATGGCACCCTGCGGATCACGACCCGTCAGGGGATCCAGCTCCACGGTGTTCGGAAGCTCGACCTTCGCCGAGCCGTCGCGGAGATCATCTCCTCGGGGATCCTCACCTGGGGCGCTTGCGGCGACGTGGTGCGGAACACCCTGGCCACGCCCGTTCCGGCCGCGGGTTCGATCCACCGGGAGCTCCAGGAGCTCGCCGCGGAGCTCAGCCAGATCTTCCTTTCCCGCAGCCGAGCCTACAGCGAGGTCTGGATCGACGGGGAGCCGCTCCCGCTCGGAGACGGCGGCCCCGCGGAGGATGAGCCGATCTACGGAGCGACCTATCTTCCCCGGAAGTTCAAGATCGCGATCGCCCTTCCCCCGCGCAACGACGTGGATGTCTTCTCCAACGACCTCGGCCTCGTCGCCCACGCGAGCGGCCAAGAAGTGGAGGGCTATACGCTCCTGGTCGGCGGCGGCCATGGGATGACGCACGGCCTCCGCCAGACGCAGCCCCACCTGGCCGAAGCCCTCTTCTACGTTCCCAAGGAGCGGGTGCGGGAAGCGGCGGTCGCGGTGGTCACCGCCCAGCGGGACTACGGGAACCGGGAAGACCGGAAGCGCTCCCGGCTCAAGTATCTTCTGCTCGATCGGGGGATCGACTGGCTGCGCCAAGAGGTCGCCTCGCGCCTCTCCTTCGCTCCGGAGCCGCCCCGCCCGTTTTCCTTTACCACGGTCGCCGATCCCCTGGGCTGGCACGAGCAGGGAGACGGCAAGCTCTTTCTCGGGCTCTTCGTTCAGAACGGCCGCATCCTCGACCGGGAAGAAGGGCCGCGGCTCCGCCAGGCACTCCGGCAGGCCGCGATCGATCTGGGCCTCCCCATCCGGCTGACGGCCAACGGAAACCTCTTTCTGGCCGATGTCGGGCGGGAGCGAAAGGCTCAGCTCGAGGAGCTTTTCGCCAAGCACGGAGTCTCCACCGCTCCCCCAAGGACGGCGACGCGCGCCATCTGCCATGCCTGCGTCGCCCTGCCGACCTGCGGGCTTGCGCTCGCGGAGAGCGAGCGGGTCTTTCCCTCCATGATGGAGCAGATCGATCGGAGCCTGGAGGAGCTTGGCTTGCGGGAGGAGCCCATCCTGATCCGGATGAGTGGTTGCCCCAACGGCTGCTCCCGGCCCTACAACGCCGACCTCTCCTTCGTCGGCCGCTCTCCGGGCAAATATGCCTTCTATGCGGGCGGGAGCGTCGCCGGAGACCGCCTCGCCGGCCTGGAAAGACGGAGTGTCGGCTTCGAGGAGATTCCCGAGCTGGTCCGCAGCTACCTGGCGGCCTTCGCCCGAGATCGTCTCCCCGAGGAGAGCTTCAGCCAGTACTGGGCCCGGACCCGACCGCGCGGCCCTCTGCCCTCCCCCGACCAGTTCCACGAGGAAGCGGCGGCGGCAAAGCCGGGAACGCCGGCCTGA
- a CDS encoding DoxX family protein translates to MTVAGRWMAVVRIAVGLLFLESGIHKLSWGERAAGLPIPALSERWQQSLPRRLLEFAEKNPLSWYRSFLYHVGIPHARLFASLVAWGELLIGLSLGIGLLTRFASFAGAFLTGNYFLANFWMGLCQRNLDLLLLILFLVLGCADAGRSWGLDGRLFRSKKPGVSA, encoded by the coding sequence ATGACGGTTGCGGGCCGCTGGATGGCGGTAGTGCGGATCGCGGTCGGCCTCCTCTTCTTGGAGAGCGGGATTCACAAGCTGAGCTGGGGCGAACGCGCAGCCGGGCTGCCGATTCCCGCCCTTTCCGAGCGCTGGCAGCAGTCGTTGCCGCGGCGGCTCCTGGAGTTCGCCGAGAAGAATCCTCTGTCCTGGTATCGCTCCTTTCTCTACCACGTGGGGATTCCCCACGCGCGGCTCTTCGCCTCCCTGGTGGCTTGGGGAGAGCTCCTGATCGGCCTCTCGCTCGGGATCGGTCTCCTGACCCGCTTTGCGTCCTTCGCCGGCGCCTTCCTGACGGGCAACTACTTCCTGGCCAATTTCTGGATGGGCCTCTGCCAGCGAAACCTGGATCTTTTGCTCCTGATCCTTTTCCTGGTGCTCGGATGCGCCGACGCGGGCCGTTCTTGGGGCCTGGACGGACGGCTCTTCCGGTCCAAGAAGCCGGGCGTTTCTGCCTGA
- a CDS encoding GntR family transcriptional regulator has translation MRRGPAAGRRLPRHEEVTLWLRDQIESRCYAHGDRLPSEKELQERFRVSRITVRRALQTLEADGLVFRRQGVGSFAAKGRLRQGLVRLTDFAEDMVQAGLKPSSRILFHGREGASAPIASCLGLAEGAACIRLDRLRLGDGQPIALDQTWLPTEYGRRLEGRDLTEETIYRILGAEHGIPVLRGHYRIEAVEAEPEVAKALGIGAHQPVLRISRLTYTTGNKPIYFQKRYYRSDRVAYEVELERASRHEGGVVPVGMPLRSFAPVFPQMHERGSGSQGGPEGGGGGREG, from the coding sequence GTGCGGCGAGGGCCCGCGGCGGGGCGTAGGCTCCCGCGCCACGAGGAGGTGACCCTCTGGCTGCGCGATCAGATTGAATCGCGCTGCTACGCACACGGGGACCGGCTCCCTTCGGAAAAGGAGCTCCAGGAGCGGTTCCGGGTGAGCCGGATCACCGTGCGGCGAGCCCTCCAGACGCTCGAGGCCGACGGCTTGGTCTTTCGGCGGCAGGGAGTGGGATCTTTCGCGGCGAAGGGCCGGCTCCGACAAGGGCTGGTCCGGCTGACCGACTTTGCGGAGGACATGGTGCAGGCCGGGCTCAAGCCGAGCTCGCGCATCCTCTTTCACGGCCGGGAGGGGGCCAGCGCCCCGATCGCCAGCTGCCTGGGTCTCGCAGAAGGGGCAGCCTGCATCCGGCTCGATCGATTGCGGCTGGGGGATGGGCAGCCGATCGCGCTCGATCAGACCTGGTTGCCGACCGAGTATGGCCGAAGGCTCGAAGGGCGGGATCTGACGGAGGAGACGATCTACCGGATCCTCGGAGCCGAGCACGGGATCCCGGTCCTGCGCGGGCACTACCGGATCGAGGCGGTCGAAGCCGAGCCCGAGGTGGCCAAGGCCCTGGGGATCGGAGCGCACCAGCCCGTGCTCCGGATCAGCCGCCTTACCTATACAACGGGGAACAAGCCGATCTACTTCCAGAAGCGCTACTATCGTTCCGACCGGGTCGCCTACGAGGTGGAGCTCGAAAGGGCGAGCCGGCACGAGGGGGGGGTGGTGCCGGTGGGGATGCCGCTGCGGAGCTTTGCCCCCGTCTTTCCGCAGATGCACGAGAGAGGCAGTGGGAGCCAGGGCGGACCCGAGGGGGGCGGAGGGGGCAGGGAGGGATGA
- the queA gene encoding tRNA preQ1(34) S-adenosylmethionine ribosyltransferase-isomerase QueA, which yields MSEERSAATPADRLVPELAAFSFDLPEERIALFPTPDRADARLMLVDRQSGAIAHHRIRDLPGLLAPGDLLVLNDSRVIPAFLPCAEPPLSLLLLEEREPLLWKALAEPARRAPLGRSLLFVADPGRPGEKRLEAEVVGVGPRGERLLRFAQPFSLERFGRPPLPPYIRKRRSGSSPPPLSDRERYQTVFARSPGSVAAPTAGLHFTPELLAHLPHVFVTLHVGPGTFRPIGPEEWQAGRLHPERFAIPAGLEEVVQNARRLVAVGTTVARVLESVPDLRPRSGTTDLFLRPPCAFRRTGSLLTNFHLPRSSLFLLVCAFAGLDLIQEAYREAVADGYRFYSYGDAMLIL from the coding sequence ATGTCCGAGGAACGCTCCGCTGCGACGCCCGCCGATCGTCTGGTTCCGGAGCTCGCCGCGTTCTCCTTCGATCTCCCCGAGGAGCGGATTGCGCTCTTCCCCACGCCCGACCGGGCCGATGCGAGGCTGATGCTCGTCGATCGCCAGAGCGGCGCGATCGCCCACCACCGTATCCGCGATCTCCCTGGGCTCCTCGCCCCAGGCGACCTGCTGGTGCTCAACGATTCCCGCGTGATTCCGGCCTTCCTTCCCTGCGCGGAGCCCCCTCTCTCCCTCCTCCTCCTGGAGGAGCGGGAGCCCCTTCTCTGGAAGGCACTCGCCGAACCCGCCCGAAGAGCCCCTCTCGGACGGTCGCTCCTCTTCGTCGCCGATCCCGGAAGGCCCGGGGAAAAGCGGCTGGAAGCGGAAGTGGTCGGGGTCGGCCCCCGCGGAGAGCGCCTCCTGCGCTTCGCGCAGCCCTTTTCGCTCGAGCGGTTCGGCCGCCCGCCCCTCCCCCCCTATATCCGCAAGCGGCGTTCGGGCTCCTCCCCGCCCCCGCTCTCCGACCGGGAACGCTACCAGACGGTTTTCGCCCGCAGCCCGGGATCGGTGGCCGCCCCGACCGCGGGCCTCCACTTCACCCCGGAGCTCCTCGCCCACCTTCCCCACGTGTTCGTCACCCTCCACGTGGGCCCCGGAACCTTTCGCCCGATCGGTCCCGAGGAGTGGCAGGCCGGACGCCTCCACCCGGAACGCTTCGCCATCCCCGCGGGGCTCGAGGAAGTGGTGCAGAATGCCCGCCGGCTCGTGGCCGTCGGCACGACGGTCGCCCGCGTTCTCGAGAGCGTCCCCGACCTCCGGCCGCGGAGCGGGACGACCGACCTCTTCCTCCGCCCCCCCTGCGCCTTTCGTCGCACGGGATCTCTCCTCACCAACTTCCACCTCCCCCGGTCGAGCCTCTTCCTGCTCGTCTGCGCCTTTGCCGGCCTCGACCTGATCCAGGAGGCCTACCGGGAGGCCGTCGCGGACGGCTACCGCTTCTACAGCTACGGCGACGCGATGCTCATTCTTTGA
- a CDS encoding ATP-dependent RecD-like DNA helicase, which produces MKKGWFSKGSATSFSGRSPVAASLPSPESLSGLIERVTFFSEETGFCVLKVKVAGRRDLVPVVGSLPSVAAGEWVTARGRWVREREHGLQFRAESLRTSPPTTVEGIERYLGSGMVKGIGPVYAKKLVERFGEKILEIIEKESARLEEVDGIGPTRRGRIKEAWNEQKAVREIMLFLHSHGVGTSRALRIYKTYGPEAVETVRAQPYRLAREIPGIGFQTADQIAQRVGIASDSLDRACAGLAHLLLEATESGHCALPLPLLLEGAEKLLELPEARLREALGRSAAQGELVLEEREGETWAFLPYLQRAEQRIAERIASLLSAPPGYPPIDWTKALAWAQERTGKALSASQQAALQRARESRMLVVTGGPGVGKTTFLRTLLLILAAKGVRLLLCAPTGRAAKRLAEATGREAKTIHRLLEVQPGTGRFARDEHRPLECDLLVVDECSMVDIPLFAHLLRALPREAGLLVVGDADQLPSVGPGMVLRDLIGSGVVPVAELTEVFRQAAGSRIIATAHRMRQGLLPERSHGEESDFYFVLREEPERIAEVVVEMVRSRIPKKFGLDPLRDIQVLCPMNRGSLGVFALNARLQEELNPLRPGEGEIERFGWRFRRRDKVLQTKNNYQKEVFNGDIGEVVGIDAEEQLVRVRFEGREVGYEFGELDDLAPAYAVTIHKSQGSEFPAVVVPLAMQQYLLLQRNLVYTALTRARRLAVLVGQWRALAAAIQNDRIERRFSRLLPRLRKACGLRETSSLVKE; this is translated from the coding sequence ATGAAAAAGGGTTGGTTTTCGAAAGGATCGGCCACAAGCTTTTCCGGCAGGAGTCCCGTGGCCGCTTCCCTTCCGTCCCCCGAAAGCCTCTCCGGCCTGATCGAGCGCGTCACCTTCTTCAGCGAGGAGACCGGGTTCTGCGTGCTCAAGGTGAAGGTGGCGGGCCGGAGGGACCTGGTTCCCGTGGTCGGCTCGCTTCCCTCGGTCGCGGCCGGGGAGTGGGTCACGGCTCGGGGCCGCTGGGTGCGGGAGCGGGAGCATGGGCTCCAGTTCCGGGCCGAGTCGCTCCGAACGAGCCCGCCGACCACCGTGGAAGGGATCGAACGATACTTGGGGAGCGGGATGGTCAAGGGGATCGGCCCCGTCTACGCCAAGAAGCTCGTCGAGCGGTTCGGGGAGAAGATCCTCGAGATCATCGAGAAGGAGTCGGCCCGCCTCGAGGAGGTCGACGGCATCGGCCCGACGCGGAGAGGGAGGATCAAGGAGGCCTGGAACGAGCAGAAGGCGGTCCGGGAGATCATGCTCTTCCTCCACTCCCACGGGGTGGGAACGAGCCGGGCGCTGCGGATCTACAAGACCTACGGCCCCGAGGCCGTGGAGACCGTCCGCGCCCAGCCCTACCGGCTCGCCCGGGAGATCCCGGGGATCGGCTTTCAGACTGCGGACCAGATCGCTCAGCGGGTCGGCATCGCCAGCGATTCGCTCGACCGCGCCTGTGCCGGGCTCGCCCACCTTCTCCTGGAGGCGACCGAATCGGGCCACTGCGCGCTGCCCCTCCCGCTCCTGCTCGAAGGGGCGGAGAAGCTGCTCGAGCTCCCGGAGGCGCGGTTGCGGGAGGCGCTCGGGCGATCGGCGGCGCAGGGGGAGCTGGTCCTCGAGGAGAGAGAGGGGGAGACCTGGGCCTTTCTCCCGTATCTCCAGCGGGCCGAGCAGCGGATCGCCGAGCGGATCGCCTCCCTGCTTTCCGCGCCGCCCGGCTATCCCCCGATCGACTGGACCAAGGCTCTCGCCTGGGCGCAGGAGCGGACCGGGAAGGCTCTTTCGGCGAGCCAGCAGGCGGCGCTCCAGCGGGCGCGGGAGAGCCGGATGCTCGTGGTGACCGGGGGTCCCGGGGTCGGAAAGACGACCTTCTTGCGTACCCTCCTCCTGATTTTGGCGGCCAAGGGCGTGCGCCTCCTCCTCTGTGCGCCGACGGGGCGGGCGGCCAAGCGGCTGGCGGAAGCGACGGGAAGGGAGGCCAAGACGATTCACCGGCTGCTCGAGGTCCAGCCGGGGACGGGACGCTTTGCTCGAGACGAACACCGGCCTCTCGAGTGCGATCTGCTCGTGGTCGACGAGTGCTCGATGGTCGACATCCCCCTCTTTGCGCACCTTCTCCGGGCGCTTCCCCGGGAGGCCGGCCTGCTCGTCGTGGGCGATGCCGACCAGCTCCCCTCGGTGGGGCCGGGAATGGTGCTCCGCGACCTGATCGGGAGCGGGGTGGTCCCGGTGGCCGAGCTCACCGAGGTCTTCCGGCAGGCGGCGGGGAGCCGGATCATCGCCACCGCGCACCGGATGCGGCAGGGGCTTTTGCCGGAGCGATCGCACGGAGAGGAGTCGGACTTCTATTTCGTGTTGCGGGAGGAGCCCGAGCGGATCGCCGAGGTTGTGGTGGAGATGGTGAGGAGCCGGATTCCGAAGAAGTTCGGGCTTGATCCGCTGCGTGACATCCAGGTGCTCTGCCCGATGAATCGGGGCAGCCTGGGCGTTTTCGCGCTCAATGCCCGGCTCCAGGAGGAGCTCAACCCGCTGCGACCCGGCGAGGGAGAGATCGAGCGCTTCGGCTGGCGCTTCCGTCGCCGCGACAAGGTCCTCCAGACCAAGAACAACTACCAGAAGGAGGTCTTCAACGGCGACATCGGCGAGGTCGTGGGGATCGATGCGGAGGAGCAGCTGGTGCGGGTCCGCTTCGAGGGGCGGGAGGTCGGCTACGAGTTTGGCGAGCTCGATGATCTCGCCCCCGCCTACGCGGTTACGATCCACAAGTCCCAGGGGTCGGAATTTCCCGCCGTGGTCGTGCCGCTGGCGATGCAGCAGTACCTGCTGCTCCAGCGAAACCTCGTCTACACGGCCCTGACCCGCGCCAGGCGGCTGGCCGTCCTGGTCGGGCAATGGCGGGCGCTGGCCGCGGCGATCCAGAACGACCGGATCGAGCGCCGTTTTTCCCGGCTGCTGCCGCGGCTCCGGAAGGCGTGCGGGCTTCGGGAGACCTCCTCGCTGGTCAAAGAATGA
- a CDS encoding phosphatidylserine/phosphatidylglycerophosphate/cardiolipin synthase family protein has translation MSRTKGNTGLRLAVLALVLLAVAGCARTPTIDLGGDPPGDALAQNLAADAALYTMPVAPGNRVTLLPDGMRAFEAMFAAMEGAQDHINLEYYIFEDVHAGGRSLGRLLREKLHAGVAVNIILDGYGSYRTSRAFLDRLRRAGARILVFHPLTPETMLEMTKANDRDHRKILVVDGKVGFVGGVNLARVYENHSDPRAAARGDFRHAYWSDIAARIEGPAATELERLFFATWSSQHGPIVEQRTDFPNPKEAGSERVRVIGSGPGRGEALYYGSFLEAVHIARQSVDLSTGFFVPTRQEIEELARAARRGVAVRLVLPSPVYDREVRAAGRADYGQLLEAGVKIWEVEGAVLHAKFATIDGAWTAVGSSNMDRRSVVYNDEVDAIVFGGKTAAAARAIIEQNIARSREITLGAWRHRSFRERANEFFASFWRFLM, from the coding sequence ATGAGCCGGACCAAAGGGAACACGGGTCTTCGCTTGGCGGTCCTCGCCCTCGTCCTCCTGGCGGTGGCCGGCTGTGCCCGGACGCCTACGATCGACCTCGGGGGCGATCCGCCCGGGGATGCGCTTGCGCAGAACCTGGCCGCCGATGCGGCCTTGTACACGATGCCGGTCGCGCCGGGGAACCGAGTCACCCTCCTTCCTGACGGGATGCGAGCCTTCGAGGCGATGTTCGCGGCGATGGAGGGGGCCCAAGACCACATCAACCTCGAATACTACATCTTCGAGGATGTCCATGCCGGGGGGAGAAGCCTGGGCCGCCTTTTGCGGGAAAAGCTCCACGCGGGCGTGGCGGTGAACATCATCCTGGATGGCTACGGCTCCTATCGGACCAGCCGCGCGTTTCTGGACCGGCTGCGCCGGGCGGGGGCGCGGATCCTCGTCTTCCACCCGCTCACGCCGGAGACGATGCTCGAGATGACCAAGGCGAACGATCGCGACCACCGGAAGATCCTGGTGGTCGACGGGAAGGTCGGCTTCGTCGGGGGGGTGAACCTTGCCCGGGTCTACGAGAACCACTCCGATCCCCGGGCGGCCGCGCGGGGCGATTTTCGCCACGCCTACTGGAGCGATATCGCCGCCCGGATCGAGGGGCCGGCGGCGACCGAGCTCGAGCGCCTCTTCTTTGCGACCTGGTCGAGCCAACACGGGCCGATCGTGGAGCAGAGAACCGATTTCCCCAATCCGAAGGAGGCGGGGAGCGAACGGGTCCGGGTGATCGGAAGCGGGCCGGGACGGGGCGAGGCGCTCTACTATGGGAGCTTCCTCGAAGCGGTCCACATCGCGCGCCAAAGCGTCGATCTCTCCACCGGCTTTTTCGTGCCCACCCGGCAGGAGATCGAGGAGCTCGCCCGGGCGGCCCGGAGGGGCGTCGCCGTCCGGCTGGTTTTGCCCTCGCCGGTCTACGACCGGGAGGTGCGCGCGGCGGGACGGGCCGACTACGGACAGCTGCTCGAAGCCGGAGTGAAGATCTGGGAGGTGGAGGGAGCCGTGCTCCACGCGAAGTTTGCGACGATCGACGGGGCCTGGACCGCGGTCGGATCCTCGAACATGGATCGGAGAAGCGTGGTCTACAACGACGAGGTCGATGCGATCGTCTTCGGCGGGAAGACCGCCGCAGCCGCCCGCGCCATCATCGAGCAGAACATCGCCCGGTCGCGGGAGATCACGCTCGGCGCCTGGCGCCACCGGAGCTTCCGGGAGCGGGCGAACGAGTTCTTCGCCTCGTTCTGGCGGTTCCTGATGTGA
- a CDS encoding phosphatidylserine/phosphatidylglycerophosphate/cardiolipin synthase family protein: MIPSLCGMGATHRRRHDGWAGLGLFLLVLAGCAGVPRIPLGEDPPGDPLPRQGAAGGGAVPETVGNRVLLLAKGPEWLETLFAAMEGARDHINLEFYILENLSVRGRSLEDLLTGKLRSGVAVNLILDGYGSHKTDHALLERLREEGARVLIFHPVSGGAILRIDALNERDHRKILVVDGKVGFVGGINLYPVYQNHAEPGAVQRRDFHHVLWNDLVARIEGPAVADLQRLFFATWSSQKGPPVEPKAYFPQIAPVGAERVRVMGSGPKGSRALFYTALLEEIHAARRRVDLCTGSFVPAPQLVEELVRAARRGVAVRLVLPSALYHPVIEIAGSADYGELLRAGVRIWEMPGEVLHAKLARIDGAWTAVGSSNLDERSIRFNQEVDAIVRGRKTASAAGAILEDEISRCREITLRDWRRRAFLERVGELFASFWRVLL; encoded by the coding sequence ATGATCCCGTCGCTTTGCGGTATGGGAGCGACGCACCGGAGGAGGCACGACGGCTGGGCGGGTCTTGGTTTGTTCCTGTTGGTCCTGGCGGGCTGCGCGGGCGTACCGAGGATTCCTCTCGGCGAGGATCCTCCGGGCGATCCGCTCCCGCGGCAGGGAGCCGCCGGCGGCGGAGCGGTCCCGGAGACCGTGGGGAACCGGGTGCTGCTCCTGGCGAAGGGACCCGAGTGGCTGGAGACCCTCTTCGCGGCGATGGAGGGGGCCCGAGACCACATCAACCTCGAGTTCTACATCCTGGAGAATCTCTCGGTCCGGGGACGGAGCCTCGAAGATCTCCTGACCGGGAAGCTCCGCTCGGGTGTCGCGGTGAACCTGATCCTGGATGGCTACGGCTCCCACAAGACCGACCACGCTCTTCTGGAGCGCTTGCGAGAGGAAGGGGCGAGAGTCCTCATCTTTCATCCGGTGAGCGGCGGGGCGATCCTGCGGATCGACGCGCTCAACGAGCGCGACCACCGGAAGATCCTGGTCGTCGACGGCAAGGTGGGCTTCGTGGGCGGGATCAACCTCTACCCCGTCTACCAGAACCATGCGGAGCCTGGAGCCGTCCAGCGACGGGATTTTCATCATGTGCTCTGGAACGATCTGGTGGCACGGATCGAAGGTCCTGCGGTGGCGGATCTCCAGCGGCTCTTCTTTGCAACCTGGTCAAGCCAGAAGGGGCCGCCGGTCGAGCCGAAGGCCTATTTTCCGCAGATCGCGCCGGTGGGAGCGGAACGGGTGCGCGTGATGGGAAGCGGGCCCAAGGGGAGCCGAGCGCTCTTCTACACGGCGCTTTTGGAAGAGATCCATGCGGCTCGGCGGAGGGTCGACCTCTGTACCGGCTCCTTTGTGCCTGCTCCTCAACTGGTCGAGGAGCTCGTTCGGGCGGCCCGGAGGGGCGTGGCCGTGCGGCTCGTCCTGCCTTCGGCCCTCTACCATCCGGTGATCGAGATCGCCGGGAGCGCCGATTATGGCGAGCTCTTGCGAGCGGGGGTGCGGATTTGGGAGATGCCCGGGGAGGTGCTCCACGCCAAGCTCGCCCGGATCGACGGAGCTTGGACGGCCGTCGGATCGTCGAACCTCGACGAGCGGAGCATCCGTTTCAATCAGGAAGTCGATGCGATCGTCCGGGGGAGGAAGACCGCGTCGGCGGCCGGGGCGATCCTGGAAGACGAAATCTCCCGATGCCGGGAGATCACCCTTCGGGATTGGCGTCGGCGCGCCTTCCTCGAGCGGGTGGGCGAGCTCTTCGCTTCATTCTGGCGCGTCCTTCTGTAG